A genomic stretch from Vicugna pacos unplaced genomic scaffold, VicPac4 scaffold_204, whole genome shotgun sequence includes:
- the LOC140695427 gene encoding melanoma-associated antigen 8-like: protein MRDLHHTEADFQDPREAEDSMDEQDIWVEEEEEDEEEEDEEEEEEEEGGTSPLSPSSSSSSSSYSVLFLGTGEEAADSGTPSPTQSPQGVCPSPTAVAAPPWSQSEDNGLRSQGEEGPSSGQDPADAESRLQDALHLMMAELMGFLLHKYRTKQPTSKEEMLNAVLRDDQDHFPVVLSQASECLQLVFGVDVKEVAPREHLYVLVPTLGLTYDGMQDDGQSMPNTGLLVILLGVIVLEGDFAPEEAVWRALSKMGLCAGREHFIYGEPRELITNVWVQEGYVEYRQVANSDPARYEFLWGPRAYTETSKLQVLEHFLRVNRRGPSSFPSLSEERVSDEEEGA, encoded by the coding sequence atgcgtgacctccaccacactgaagccgactttcaggacccaagagaggctgaggattccatggatgagcaggacatttgggtggaggaggaggaggaggacgaggaggaggaggacgaggaggaggaggaggaggaggaaggcggcacatccccgttgtctccctcctcctcctcctcgtcgtcttcctactcagtcctgttcctgggcactggcgaggaggcggctgattctgggacacccagtcccacgcagagccctcagggtgtctgcccctcccccacagccgtggcagcccctccatggagccagtcggaagacaatggcctcagaagccaaggtgaggaggggcccagctccGGGCAGGACCCGGCAGATGCCGAGTCCCGGCTCCAAGATGCATTACATTTAATGATGGCTGAACTGATGGGCTTCCTGCTCCACAAGTACCGCACAAAGCAGCCGacctcaaaagaggaaatgctgaatgcggtcctcagagatgaccaggaccacttccctgtggtcttgagccaagcctctgagtgtctgcagctggtctttggggtggatgtgaaggaggtggcccccagggagcacttgtatgtcctggtccccaccctgggcctcacctacgatggcatgcaggacgacgggcagagcatgcccaacactggcctcctggtgatacttctgggtgtgattgtcctggagggcgactttgctcctgaggaggcagtctggcgagcacttagcaagatggggctgtgtgctgggagggagcacttcatctacggggagcccagggaactcatcaccaacgtgtgggtgcaggaggggtacgtggagtaccggcaggtggccaacagcgatcccgctcgctacgagttcctgtggggtccccgggcctacacggagaccagcaagctgcaagtcctggaacatttcctcagggtcaatagaaggggtcccagttctttcccatccctgtctgaagagcgagtgagtgatgaggaagagggggcctga